From a region of the Arachis ipaensis cultivar K30076 chromosome B09, Araip1.1, whole genome shotgun sequence genome:
- the LOC107617119 gene encoding pentatricopeptide repeat-containing protein At1g55630-like — MNSVTLLGPRIVHKIPHCLIMSRKLCDGSFLGDDGFECVEEPLKRIVSEYDSNEGERLHVDEDWSCNHNQFSLRRGFLENVKLDAKKVLEVLRQDGPGLDARLVLDELNVSPSGILVREVLAGILKSINFENKTRCAKLAYKFFVWCNQQEDYRPTSNAYHLMMNIYAECLEFKALWRLVDEMIEKGFPATARTFNILIRTCGEAGLAKKLVERFIKSMTFNYRPFKHSYNAILHGLFVLRQYKLIEWVHQQMLLEGFSSDVLTYNIVMFSKYKLGKMDQFHILLDEMGRNGFSPDFHTYNILLHVLGKGDKPLAALNLLNLMRETGIEPTVLHYTTLIDGLSRAGNVDACKYFFDEIIKNGGTPDVVAYTVMITGYVVAGELEKALEMFREMISREQVPNVFTYNSIIRGLCKARKFKEACSMLKEMETKGCSPNFVVYNTLVSSLRNAGRTNDAHEVIKQMMEKRKYAHILSRFQKD, encoded by the coding sequence ATGAATTCAGTAACCCTTTTAGGTCCAAGAATAGTTCACAAAATTCCCCATTGCTTGATTATGTCACGGAAATTATGTGACGGTAGTTTCCTTGGTGATGATGGGTTTGAATGCGTCGAGGAACCTTTAAAAAGGATAGTTTCGGAGTATGATTCCAACGAGGGTGAAAGGCTCCATGTGGATGAGGATTGGAGCTGTAACCATAATCAGTTTTCGCTTAGAAGAGGGTTCTTAGAAAACGTGAAGCTAGATGCCAAGAAGGTCCTTGAGGTTCTTCGACAAGATGGACCGGGCCTTGATGCTAGGTTAGTTTTAGATGAATTGAATGTAAGTCCGTCCGGGATTCTTGTCAGAGAAGTTCTCGCTGGAATCTTGAAGAGCATAAATTTTGAGAATAAAACCAGGTGTGCCAAATTGGCATACAAGTTTTTCGTGTGGTGCAATCAGCAGGAGGACTACAGACCCACTTCAAATGCATATCACTTGATGATGAACATATATGCTGAGTGCCTGGAGTTTAAGGCGTTGTGGAGGTTGGTTGATGAGATGATTGAGAAAGGGTTTCCTGCTACTGCTCGTACGTTCAACATTTTGATTCGAACTTGTGGTGAGGCAGGTTTAGCTAAGAAATTGGTGGAGAGGTTTATTAAATCAATGACTTTTAATTATAGGCCTTTTAAGCACTCCTACAATGCGATTCTGCATGGTCTTTTTGTGTTACGCCAGTACAAGTTGATTGAGTGGGTTCATCAACAAATGTTGCTGGAGGGTTTTTCTTCAGATGTTTTAACATACAATATTGTCATGTTTTCTAAGTACAAACTTGGAAAGATGGATCAGTTCCACATACTGCTTGATGAGATGGGTAGGAATGGATTTTCTCCAGATTTTCACACCTATAACATTCTTCTTCATGTCCTTGGTAAAGGAGACAAGCCCCTTGCAGCTCTTAATCTTCTAAATCTCATGAGAGAAACAGGTATAGAGCCAACAGTGCTTCATTACACCACATTGATAGATGGACTCAGCAGAGCTGGGAATGTGGATGCATGCAAATACTTTTTTGATGAAATAATAAAGAATGGGGGCACGCCTGATGTGGTGGCTTACACTGTAATGATAACAGGATATGTAGTGGCAGGTGAGCTTGAGAAAGCTCTGGAAATGTTTCGAGAGATGATTTCTAGAGAACAGGTCCCAAATGTGTTTACATACAATTCCATAATTCGGGGATTATGTAAGGCACGAAAGTTCAAGGAAGCCTGCTCAATGCTCAAGGAGATGGAGACCAAAGGTTGTAGTCCAAATTTTGTTGTCTATAATACATTAGTGAGTAGTTTGCGCAATGCCGGAAGAACCAACGATGCTCATGAAGTGATAAAACAGATGATGGAGAAGCGGAAGTATGCTCACATACTTTCGAGGTTTCAAAAGGACTAA
- the LOC107617121 gene encoding heavy metal-associated isoprenylated plant protein 39 — translation MAQKIELKVLTMTDEKTKKKAIEAVADIFGIDSIAVDINEQKITVIGEMDAVAVVKKLKKIGKVDILSVGPAKEEKKEETKQEEKKEEKKEEANKENK, via the exons ATGGCTCAG AAGATAGAGTTGAAGGTCCTTACTATGACTGATGAAAAAACCAAGAAAAAGGCAATTGAAGCAGTTGCAGATATCTTCG GGATTGATTCGATTGCTGTAGATATAAATGAACAGAAGATAACAGTGATTGGTGAAATGGATGCAGTGGCAGTAGTGAAGAAACTGAAGAAGATAGGGAAGGTTGACATATTATCGGTTGGACCtgctaaggaagaaaagaaagaagaaacaaaacaagaagagaagaaggaagagaagaaagaagaggcaAACAAGGAGAATAAATAA